Part of the Deltaproteobacteria bacterium genome is shown below.
CTCAACCAATCCTCACAACTTTATCCTATTGTAGCTTCAGCTTGCTTCTGAGTGCCTTGTATTCTTCAATGGCATGACAGTCGCTCGTAACTGCCTTGATAGGTAAGATTGTTGTGAAGGAGAGCCCAATGTCATTTCCCATTCAAAGTCCGATTACAGTCACTGGAGCCACCGGTTATGTGGCCGGTCATGTCGTTCATCAGTTGCTTGAGCGTGGTGCCACCGTCCATGCCACAGTTCGAGACCCTTCCAATGAAAAGAAAGTTGGGCACCTTAAGAAGATGGGAGAGGAGCTGCCCGGCACGCTCAAGCTCTTTAAGGCCGATTTGCTGGTTGATGGAGATTTTGCCGAGGCCATCGCTGGGAATGAAATTGTGATTCATACGGCTTCGCCTTTTCTCGTTGGTAAGATTAAAGATCCGCAGAAAAGCTTGATTGATCCAGCTCTCAAGGGCACGCGAAACGTCTTGAATACCGTCAACGCCACAGAATCTGTGAAGCGGGTCGTACTCACATCTTCGGTTGTGGCTATTTTCGGTGATACCACCGAATGTGCGGCTAAAGGTGGGGTTTTAACAGAGGAGCATTGGAACGAAACCAGCAGCATTGACCACGCGCCCTACAATTATTCCAAGAGGCTGGCGGAAGAGGAGGCCTGGAAAATGTGCAAGGCTCAGGAGCGCTGGAATATGGTGACGATTAACCCTGGATTTGTCATGGGACCATCGCTTACTTCGCGTAATGATTCTGCCAGTATTGATTTTCTCTTGAGTCTCATCAACGGCAAGTTTGCGGCTGGTATGATGGAATTTTATACAGCCTGGGTGGATGTTCGCGATGTTGCTTTTGCCCACGTAGAAGGTGCCATTCGAGAAGATGCCGAAGGTCGCCACATTCTTTCCTGCGAAGAGATTGGGGTGATGGAAGTGGTTGCAGGGCTCCGAGAAGATGTCGGCTCAAAGCTCAAGCTGCCCAAGCGTCAGGTGCCTAAGTTTATGGGATATCTCTTCGGACCGCTCTTAGGCTTCTCTTGGAAGCATGTTGCCCGTAACATTGGCATTCCCTTAAAAATGGACAACACACGAAGCATTGAGCGATTAGGCGTTGAATACAAACCGCTGCGGATTACCATGAA
Proteins encoded:
- a CDS encoding NAD-dependent epimerase/dehydratase family protein, with translation MSFPIQSPITVTGATGYVAGHVVHQLLERGATVHATVRDPSNEKKVGHLKKMGEELPGTLKLFKADLLVDGDFAEAIAGNEIVIHTASPFLVGKIKDPQKSLIDPALKGTRNVLNTVNATESVKRVVLTSSVVAIFGDTTECAAKGGVLTEEHWNETSSIDHAPYNYSKRLAEEEAWKMCKAQERWNMVTINPGFVMGPSLTSRNDSASIDFLLSLINGKFAAGMMEFYTAWVDVRDVAFAHVEGAIREDAEGRHILSCEEIGVMEVVAGLREDVGSKLKLPKRQVPKFMGYLFGPLLGFSWKHVARNIGIPLKMDNTRSIERLGVEYKPLRITM